A stretch of Mesorhizobium sp. M2A.F.Ca.ET.046.03.2.1 DNA encodes these proteins:
- a CDS encoding MarR family winged helix-turn-helix transcriptional regulator: MTKTSPSPEAIAAWARLVRVSRQLVERTEDALKANGLPPLAWYDVLHELAEAGEGGLRPFELIDRVLLAQYGVSRLLARLEADGLVEKLPVSDDGRGQTVRITASGREMRRRIWAVYGACIADRMDGRLSAQDLKTLASLLGRLRDPPASD; this comes from the coding sequence ATGACGAAGACGTCGCCATCGCCGGAAGCCATTGCAGCCTGGGCGCGCCTCGTGCGGGTCTCGCGCCAACTGGTCGAGAGGACCGAGGACGCGCTGAAGGCAAACGGCCTGCCGCCGCTCGCCTGGTATGACGTGCTGCACGAACTCGCCGAGGCGGGCGAGGGCGGGCTAAGGCCGTTCGAGCTGATCGATCGCGTGCTGCTGGCGCAGTACGGCGTCTCACGACTGCTGGCCCGGCTGGAGGCGGATGGCCTGGTCGAAAAGCTGCCCGTCTCCGACGATGGCCGCGGGCAGACCGTTCGCATCACGGCAAGCGGCCGGGAGATGCGCCGCCGCATCTGGGCGGTCTATGGCGCTTGCATCGCCGATCGAATGGACGGCAGGCTTTCAGCCCAGGACCTGAAGACCTTGGCCAGCCTGCTCGGACGGCTGCGCGATCCGCCGGCCAGCGACTAG
- a CDS encoding TetR/AcrR family transcriptional regulator yields MLQAGADIDTSETLTERQQAVLDAALRLLVEEGDNVTMTAVARRASCSKETLYKWFGDRDGLLNATVQWQASKVRVAPVDRKSLDLASLTASLQRFASDWLKVISSDTSIALNRVAVGHAGSGKDDLGAIVLQNGRFALARRLKPVLEAGRQAGLLDFEDAETAFRTFFGLVGRDVQIRLLLGDQVELTEATIGGDARRATQQFLALFGAKTGPLAL; encoded by the coding sequence GTGCTGCAGGCAGGCGCCGATATCGACACAAGCGAAACGCTGACGGAGCGTCAGCAGGCCGTTCTGGACGCGGCGCTCCGCCTGCTGGTGGAAGAGGGCGACAACGTCACCATGACCGCGGTGGCGCGGCGGGCCAGCTGTTCCAAGGAAACGCTCTACAAATGGTTCGGCGACCGCGACGGACTGCTCAACGCTACGGTGCAGTGGCAGGCCTCCAAGGTGCGCGTGGCGCCGGTCGATCGCAAGAGTCTCGACCTCGCGTCACTGACGGCAAGCCTCCAACGCTTCGCCTCTGACTGGCTCAAGGTGATCTCCAGCGATACGTCGATCGCGCTCAACCGCGTGGCGGTCGGCCATGCCGGCTCCGGCAAGGATGACCTCGGCGCCATTGTGCTGCAGAATGGCCGCTTCGCGCTGGCCAGGCGGCTGAAGCCGGTGCTTGAAGCAGGGCGTCAAGCCGGGCTGCTCGATTTCGAGGACGCCGAGACGGCGTTCCGGACCTTTTTCGGCCTGGTCGGCCGCGACGTGCAGATCCGTCTGCTGCTTGGCGACCAGGTGGAATTGACTGAGGCGACGATCGGCGGCGATGCCCGCCGCGCGACGCAACAGTTTCTCGCTCTCTTCGGAGCAAAAACCGGGCCGCTGGCCCTCTGA
- a CDS encoding PilZ domain-containing protein codes for MAENELRIQRRQRVLKGAAILTGINNSEVTCTVRNMHSNGAELKVPIDARVPDEFLLYVPVDGIGYRAVVRWRREDRIGVEFTGTEPKPHWHYG; via the coding sequence ATGGCCGAAAACGAACTCAGAATCCAACGCCGCCAACGCGTCCTGAAGGGCGCGGCGATCTTGACCGGCATCAACAATTCCGAGGTGACGTGCACGGTACGCAACATGCATTCGAACGGCGCGGAGTTGAAAGTGCCGATCGACGCACGCGTGCCGGATGAATTCCTGCTCTATGTGCCGGTCGATGGCATCGGCTACAGGGCCGTGGTGCGCTGGCGCCGCGAGGACCGCATCGGCGTCGAGTTCACCGGCACCGAGCCCAAGCCACACTGGCACTACGGCTGA
- a CDS encoding BA14K family protein: MKPLFSSFRSGLLALGLVAGVTAPSVAGPILQPDFSTATSAVAPTIVPVRDSWAGGNNYSPQMYDWRWRRGGEWRGRDVRRDGNRHFSRNWDRNWDRDRWNGDGDWRWRHHHRRHFRDSEAAILGLGLGLGLGSLAYNNYYDPYYYDPYPRYVQPRRIYRTEQLSRAHVQWCYDRYRSYRAWDNTFQPNYGPRRQCISPYI, from the coding sequence ATGAAACCGCTGTTTTCTTCCTTCAGATCCGGGCTTTTGGCCCTGGGGCTCGTTGCCGGCGTGACCGCGCCGTCGGTGGCCGGCCCGATCCTGCAGCCCGATTTCTCGACCGCCACCAGCGCGGTGGCACCCACGATCGTCCCCGTCCGCGACAGTTGGGCTGGCGGCAACAACTACTCGCCGCAGATGTATGACTGGCGCTGGCGGCGCGGCGGCGAGTGGCGCGGCCGCGATGTCAGACGCGACGGCAACCGGCACTTCTCCCGCAACTGGGACCGCAACTGGGACAGAGACAGGTGGAATGGCGATGGCGACTGGCGCTGGCGGCACCATCACCGCCGGCACTTCCGCGACAGCGAGGCCGCGATCCTGGGGCTGGGCCTTGGCCTTGGCTTGGGCAGCTTGGCCTACAACAATTACTACGATCCTTACTATTACGACCCCTATCCGCGCTATGTTCAGCCGCGGCGCATTTACCGGACGGAGCAGCTTTCCAGGGCCCATGTCCAATGGTGCTACGACCGCTACCGGTCTTATCGGGCCTGGGACAACACGTTCCAGCCCAACTACGGCCCGCGCCGGCAGTGCATTTCGCCCTATATCTGA
- a CDS encoding endonuclease/exonuclease/phosphatase family protein: MSLRLATFNVENLMNRFDFSGYRNQLNEDRTLALFDIQSEAEYRILEQARAIAQSDDTRQLTALAIAATRADIICMQEVDNIEALKAFEYGYLFKMIGQGYRQKYTTAGNDSRGIDVAVMMRNETMQGQPIEFVRMTSHAYVTFERFGLFTPELAGLGHVASDRIFRRDCLEVDLTVGGVPLTLYLVHFKSMGSPRNGLDGREATMPLRMAEAQAVRRIIEERFGKDHAADKRWAICGDMNDYRQRVRIEGDSFDGYRFEVVDEAQSSINVLTAGGFCENVVERRPEMDRWSFYHTRGPEERHLCQLDYILLSKALAAKNATAVPDIIRNGQPWRTIFPAGQEVERFPRAGWDRPKASDHCPVAITLDMA, from the coding sequence ATGTCGCTCCGCCTCGCCACCTTCAATGTCGAGAACCTGATGAACAGGTTCGATTTCTCGGGCTATCGCAACCAGCTCAATGAAGACCGCACGCTGGCGCTGTTCGACATCCAGAGCGAGGCGGAATACCGGATCCTCGAGCAGGCCCGCGCGATCGCCCAGTCCGACGACACCCGCCAGTTGACGGCGCTCGCCATCGCGGCCACACGCGCGGACATCATCTGCATGCAGGAGGTCGACAATATCGAGGCGCTGAAGGCGTTCGAATATGGCTATCTGTTCAAGATGATCGGGCAGGGCTACCGTCAGAAATACACCACGGCCGGCAACGACTCCCGCGGCATCGATGTCGCAGTGATGATGCGCAACGAGACCATGCAGGGCCAGCCGATCGAATTCGTGCGCATGACGAGCCACGCCTATGTCACGTTCGAGCGGTTCGGCCTCTTCACGCCGGAGCTTGCGGGGCTCGGGCATGTGGCCAGCGATCGCATCTTTCGGCGGGACTGCCTGGAGGTCGACCTCACTGTCGGCGGCGTGCCGCTGACACTCTATCTCGTGCATTTCAAGTCGATGGGCTCGCCGCGCAACGGGCTGGACGGCCGCGAGGCGACAATGCCGCTGCGCATGGCCGAGGCGCAGGCCGTGCGCCGCATCATCGAGGAGCGTTTCGGCAAGGACCATGCCGCCGACAAGCGCTGGGCGATCTGCGGCGATATGAACGATTACCGGCAGCGTGTCAGGATCGAGGGCGACAGCTTCGACGGCTATCGCTTCGAGGTCGTGGATGAAGCCCAGTCCTCGATCAACGTGCTGACCGCCGGCGGCTTTTGCGAGAATGTCGTCGAGCGGCGGCCGGAGATGGACCGCTGGAGCTTCTACCACACGCGCGGCCCGGAGGAGCGGCATCTCTGCCAGCTCGATTACATCCTGCTGTCGAAGGCACTGGCGGCGAAGAACGCGACCGCCGTGCCCGACATCATCCGCAACGGCCAGCCCTGGCGCACCATCTTCCCGGCGGGCCAGGAGGTCGAGCGCTTTCCGCGCGCCGGCTGGGACAGGCCGAAAGCGTCGGACCATTGCCCCGTGGCAATCACATTGGACATGGCGTGA